One region of Citrus sinensis cultivar Valencia sweet orange chromosome 6, DVS_A1.0, whole genome shotgun sequence genomic DNA includes:
- the LOC102606839 gene encoding nuclear poly(A) polymerase 1 isoform X1: protein MGSSNGQRLGITEPISLAGPTDDDLMRTRKLEKYLRDVNLYESQEEAVSREEVLGRLDQIVKIWVKKISRAKGLNDQLLQEANAKIFTFGSYRLGVHGPGADIDTLCVGPRHATREEDFFGELHQMLTEMPEVTELHPVPDAHVPVMKFKFSGVSIDLLYARLSLWVIPEDLDISQDSILQNADEQTVRSLNGCRVTDQILRLVPKIQNFRTTLRCMRFWAKRRGVYSNVAGFLGGINWALLVARICQLYPNAVPSMLVSRFFRVYTQWRWPNPVLLCAIEEGSLGLQVWDPRRNPKDKYHLMPIITPAYPCMNSSYNVSTSTLRIMMDEFQRGHEICEAMEKNEADVDWDTLFEPFTFFEAYKNYLRIDISAENADDLRNWKGWVESRLRQLTLKIERHTYNMLQCHPHPGDFSDKSKPLYCSYFMGLQRKQGVPVGEGEQFDIRLTVKEFKQAVSMYTLRKPGMQISVAHVTRRNLPNFVFPGGVRPSRPSKGTWDSRRALERKVSSHTKPGADDGRKRKQTDDNVDTHLRNAKCHATMPSSSGEFREGSPIMSTISSSSINLQFEHMDANELAGSNREKVENNLTDSIRGSRNSVEVSSHNGKVDGPMIGDPRNKGLSFNSSNSKDAEKLAIEKIMSGPYVADQAFPLELDQLEVDLELKNQAKDFAGSTQNNSLGSCAVNIAAEATLTSMNGGSSSSALSPNGGLGELEPVELTAPFSNVIPSAPVPQRKPLIRLNFTSLNKAT from the exons atggGGAGCAGTAACGGGCAGCGATTGGGCATTACAGAGCCCATATCGTTGGCAGGACCAACGGACGATGATTTGATGAGGACCCGCAAGCTTGAAAAG TACTTGCGGGATGTGAATTTATATGAGAGTCAAGAAGAGGCTGTTAGTAGAGAGGAAGTGCTGGGGAGACTAGACCAG ATTGTGAAGATATGGGTTAAGAAAATTAGCCGTGCAAAAGGTTTGAACGACCAACTGCTTCAAGAAGCAAATGCCAAGATATTTACCTTTGGTTCTTATCGGCTTGGG GTGCACGGTCCCGGTGCGGATATAGACACACTTTGTGTGGGACCTAGGCATGCAACACGAGAA GAAGACTTCTTTGGTGAGCTACATCAAATGCTTACAGAGATGCCTGAAGTTACAGAATTGCACCCGGTGCCTGATGCTCATGTTCCAGTTATGAAATTCAAGTTCAGTGGTGTTTCCATTGATCTTCTTTATGCAAGACTCTCTCTTTGGGTTATTCCTGAA GACTTAGATATTTCACAAGACTCAATTCTGCAGAATGCAGATGAACAGACAGTTCGTAGTCTTAATGGTTGTAGAGTTACTGACCAGATTTTGCGTTTGGTTCCAAAAATACAG AATTTCCGCACGACATTGAGATGCATGAGATTTTGGGCTAAGCGTCGTGGTGTTTATTCAAAT GTTGCGGGGTTTCTTGGTGGTATAAACTGGGCATTGCTTGTTGCTCGGATATGTCAACTATATCCTAATGCAGTGCCCAGTATGTTGGTTTCTCGGTTCTTCAGGGTTTATACTCAGTGGCGCTGGCCAAATCCAGTCTTGCTTTGTGCCATAGAGGAGGGGTCACTTGGTCTTCAAGTTTGGGATCCGAGAAGAAATCCGAAGGACAAGTATCATTTGATGCCTATAATAACTCCAGCTTATCCTTGCATGAATTCCAGCTATAATGTGTCAACAAGTACCTTGCGGATTATGATGGATGAATTTCAGCGAGGACATGAAATTTGTGAG GCtatggaaaaaaatgaagctgATGTTGATTGGGATACACTTTTTGAGCCTTTCACCTTTTTTGaagcatataaaaattatctaCGGATAGATATCTCTGCAGAAAATGCTGATGATTTAAGAAATTGGAAAGGTTGGGTTGAGTCTCGGCTCCGTCAGCTTACATTGAAG ATTGAAAGGCATACTTACAATATGCTTCAGTGCCACCCGCATCCAGGTGATTTTTCTGACAAATCAAAACCTTTATATTGCTCATACTTCATGGGCTTGCAGCGGAAACAAGGAGTTCCTGTTGGTGAAGGTGAACAGTTTGATATTAGGTTAACTGTGAAGGAGTTTAAGCAAGCTGTCAGCATGTACACGTTACGGAAGCCTGGAATGCAGATTAGTGTTGCTCATGTTACACGTAGGAACTTACCTAACTTTGTATTTCCGGGTGGGGTTCGACCTTCTCGTCCTTCAAAAGGAACTTGGGATAGTAGGCGGGCTTTGGAACGTAAGGTGTCAAGCCATACTAAACCAGGAGCAGATGATGGAAGGAAGAGAAAACAGACGGATGATAATGTAGATACTCACTTGAGAAATGCCAAGTGCCATGCCACAATGCCTTCCTCTAGTGGGGAATTTCGTGAGGGTAGCCCTATTATGAGCACGATAAGTTCATCTTCTATAAATTTACAGTTTGAACATATGGACGCAAATGAGTTAGCGGGATCAAATAGAGAAAAAGTTGAGAATAATTTGACAGACAGCATAAGAGGTTCTAGAAATTCAGTGGAGGTTTCCTCGCATAATGGTAAAGTAGATGGACCCATGATAGGTGATCCTCGTAATAAAGGCCTATCATTTAATTCATCAAACTCTAAAGATGCTGAAAAGCTGGCAATTGAGAAGATAATGTCTGGTCCATATGTTGCTGACCAAGCTTTTCCACTAGAACTTGATCAGCTTGAAGTTGATTTGGAACTTAAAAATCAAGCCAAAGATTTTGCAGGGAGCACACAAAACAACTCTTTGGGGTCTTGTGCAGTAAATATAGCAGCAGAAGCAACACTAACATCAATGAATGGAGGCAGTTCTTCCTCTGCTTTATCCCCAAATGGGGGCTTAGGGGAGCTTGAG CCTGTGGAACTGACAGCGCCTTTCTCAAATGTGATCCCTTCTGCACCTGTGCCGCAGCGTAAGCCGCTAATCAG GTTGAACTTCACTTCCTTGAACAAGGCGACGTAA
- the LOC102606839 gene encoding nuclear poly(A) polymerase 1 isoform X4, producing the protein MGSSNGQRLGITEPISLAGPTDDDLMRTRKLEKYLRDVNLYESQEEAVSREEVLGRLDQVHGPGADIDTLCVGPRHATREEDFFGELHQMLTEMPEVTELHPVPDAHVPVMKFKFSGVSIDLLYARLSLWVIPEDLDISQDSILQNADEQTVRSLNGCRVTDQILRLVPKIQNFRTTLRCMRFWAKRRGVYSNVAGFLGGINWALLVARICQLYPNAVPSMLVSRFFRVYTQWRWPNPVLLCAIEEGSLGLQVWDPRRNPKDKYHLMPIITPAYPCMNSSYNVSTSTLRIMMDEFQRGHEICEAMEKNEADVDWDTLFEPFTFFEAYKNYLRIDISAENADDLRNWKGWVESRLRQLTLKIERHTYNMLQCHPHPGDFSDKSKPLYCSYFMGLQRKQGVPVGEGEQFDIRLTVKEFKQAVSMYTLRKPGMQISVAHVTRRNLPNFVFPGGVRPSRPSKGTWDSRRALERKVSSHTKPGADDGRKRKQTDDNVDTHLRNAKCHATMPSSSGEFREGSPIMSTISSSSINLQFEHMDANELAGSNREKVENNLTDSIRGSRNSVEVSSHNGKVDGPMIGDPRNKGLSFNSSNSKDAEKLAIEKIMSGPYVADQAFPLELDQLEVDLELKNQAKDFAGSTQNNSLGSCAVNIAAEATLTSMNGGSSSSALSPNGGLGELEPVELTAPFSNVIPSAPVPQRKPLIRLNFTSLNKAT; encoded by the exons atggGGAGCAGTAACGGGCAGCGATTGGGCATTACAGAGCCCATATCGTTGGCAGGACCAACGGACGATGATTTGATGAGGACCCGCAAGCTTGAAAAG TACTTGCGGGATGTGAATTTATATGAGAGTCAAGAAGAGGCTGTTAGTAGAGAGGAAGTGCTGGGGAGACTAGACCAG GTGCACGGTCCCGGTGCGGATATAGACACACTTTGTGTGGGACCTAGGCATGCAACACGAGAA GAAGACTTCTTTGGTGAGCTACATCAAATGCTTACAGAGATGCCTGAAGTTACAGAATTGCACCCGGTGCCTGATGCTCATGTTCCAGTTATGAAATTCAAGTTCAGTGGTGTTTCCATTGATCTTCTTTATGCAAGACTCTCTCTTTGGGTTATTCCTGAA GACTTAGATATTTCACAAGACTCAATTCTGCAGAATGCAGATGAACAGACAGTTCGTAGTCTTAATGGTTGTAGAGTTACTGACCAGATTTTGCGTTTGGTTCCAAAAATACAG AATTTCCGCACGACATTGAGATGCATGAGATTTTGGGCTAAGCGTCGTGGTGTTTATTCAAAT GTTGCGGGGTTTCTTGGTGGTATAAACTGGGCATTGCTTGTTGCTCGGATATGTCAACTATATCCTAATGCAGTGCCCAGTATGTTGGTTTCTCGGTTCTTCAGGGTTTATACTCAGTGGCGCTGGCCAAATCCAGTCTTGCTTTGTGCCATAGAGGAGGGGTCACTTGGTCTTCAAGTTTGGGATCCGAGAAGAAATCCGAAGGACAAGTATCATTTGATGCCTATAATAACTCCAGCTTATCCTTGCATGAATTCCAGCTATAATGTGTCAACAAGTACCTTGCGGATTATGATGGATGAATTTCAGCGAGGACATGAAATTTGTGAG GCtatggaaaaaaatgaagctgATGTTGATTGGGATACACTTTTTGAGCCTTTCACCTTTTTTGaagcatataaaaattatctaCGGATAGATATCTCTGCAGAAAATGCTGATGATTTAAGAAATTGGAAAGGTTGGGTTGAGTCTCGGCTCCGTCAGCTTACATTGAAG ATTGAAAGGCATACTTACAATATGCTTCAGTGCCACCCGCATCCAGGTGATTTTTCTGACAAATCAAAACCTTTATATTGCTCATACTTCATGGGCTTGCAGCGGAAACAAGGAGTTCCTGTTGGTGAAGGTGAACAGTTTGATATTAGGTTAACTGTGAAGGAGTTTAAGCAAGCTGTCAGCATGTACACGTTACGGAAGCCTGGAATGCAGATTAGTGTTGCTCATGTTACACGTAGGAACTTACCTAACTTTGTATTTCCGGGTGGGGTTCGACCTTCTCGTCCTTCAAAAGGAACTTGGGATAGTAGGCGGGCTTTGGAACGTAAGGTGTCAAGCCATACTAAACCAGGAGCAGATGATGGAAGGAAGAGAAAACAGACGGATGATAATGTAGATACTCACTTGAGAAATGCCAAGTGCCATGCCACAATGCCTTCCTCTAGTGGGGAATTTCGTGAGGGTAGCCCTATTATGAGCACGATAAGTTCATCTTCTATAAATTTACAGTTTGAACATATGGACGCAAATGAGTTAGCGGGATCAAATAGAGAAAAAGTTGAGAATAATTTGACAGACAGCATAAGAGGTTCTAGAAATTCAGTGGAGGTTTCCTCGCATAATGGTAAAGTAGATGGACCCATGATAGGTGATCCTCGTAATAAAGGCCTATCATTTAATTCATCAAACTCTAAAGATGCTGAAAAGCTGGCAATTGAGAAGATAATGTCTGGTCCATATGTTGCTGACCAAGCTTTTCCACTAGAACTTGATCAGCTTGAAGTTGATTTGGAACTTAAAAATCAAGCCAAAGATTTTGCAGGGAGCACACAAAACAACTCTTTGGGGTCTTGTGCAGTAAATATAGCAGCAGAAGCAACACTAACATCAATGAATGGAGGCAGTTCTTCCTCTGCTTTATCCCCAAATGGGGGCTTAGGGGAGCTTGAG CCTGTGGAACTGACAGCGCCTTTCTCAAATGTGATCCCTTCTGCACCTGTGCCGCAGCGTAAGCCGCTAATCAG GTTGAACTTCACTTCCTTGAACAAGGCGACGTAA
- the LOC102606839 gene encoding nuclear poly(A) polymerase 1 isoform X3, whose translation MGSSNGQRLGITEPISLAGPTDDDLMRTRKLEKYLRDVNLYESQEEAVSREEVLGRLDQIVKIWVKKISRAKGLNDQLLQEANAKIFTFGSYRLGVHGPGADIDTLCVGPRHATREEDFFGELHQMLTEMPEVTELHPVPDAHVPVMKFKFSGVSIDLLYARLSLWVIPEDLDISQDSILQNADEQTVRSLNGCRVTDQILRLVPKIQNFRTTLRCMRFWAKRRGVYSNVAGFLGGINWALLVARICQLYPNAVPSMLVSRFFRVYTQWRWPNPVLLCAIEEGSLGLQVWDPRRNPKDKYHLMPIITPAYPCMNSSYNVSTSTLRIMMDEFQRGHEICEAMEKNEADVDWDTLFEPFTFFEAYKNYLRIDISAENADDLRNWKGWVESRLRQLTLKRKQGVPVGEGEQFDIRLTVKEFKQAVSMYTLRKPGMQISVAHVTRRNLPNFVFPGGVRPSRPSKGTWDSRRALERKVSSHTKPGADDGRKRKQTDDNVDTHLRNAKCHATMPSSSGEFREGSPIMSTISSSSINLQFEHMDANELAGSNREKVENNLTDSIRGSRNSVEVSSHNGKVDGPMIGDPRNKGLSFNSSNSKDAEKLAIEKIMSGPYVADQAFPLELDQLEVDLELKNQAKDFAGSTQNNSLGSCAVNIAAEATLTSMNGGSSSSALSPNGGLGELEPVELTAPFSNVIPSAPVPQRKPLIRLNFTSLNKAT comes from the exons atggGGAGCAGTAACGGGCAGCGATTGGGCATTACAGAGCCCATATCGTTGGCAGGACCAACGGACGATGATTTGATGAGGACCCGCAAGCTTGAAAAG TACTTGCGGGATGTGAATTTATATGAGAGTCAAGAAGAGGCTGTTAGTAGAGAGGAAGTGCTGGGGAGACTAGACCAG ATTGTGAAGATATGGGTTAAGAAAATTAGCCGTGCAAAAGGTTTGAACGACCAACTGCTTCAAGAAGCAAATGCCAAGATATTTACCTTTGGTTCTTATCGGCTTGGG GTGCACGGTCCCGGTGCGGATATAGACACACTTTGTGTGGGACCTAGGCATGCAACACGAGAA GAAGACTTCTTTGGTGAGCTACATCAAATGCTTACAGAGATGCCTGAAGTTACAGAATTGCACCCGGTGCCTGATGCTCATGTTCCAGTTATGAAATTCAAGTTCAGTGGTGTTTCCATTGATCTTCTTTATGCAAGACTCTCTCTTTGGGTTATTCCTGAA GACTTAGATATTTCACAAGACTCAATTCTGCAGAATGCAGATGAACAGACAGTTCGTAGTCTTAATGGTTGTAGAGTTACTGACCAGATTTTGCGTTTGGTTCCAAAAATACAG AATTTCCGCACGACATTGAGATGCATGAGATTTTGGGCTAAGCGTCGTGGTGTTTATTCAAAT GTTGCGGGGTTTCTTGGTGGTATAAACTGGGCATTGCTTGTTGCTCGGATATGTCAACTATATCCTAATGCAGTGCCCAGTATGTTGGTTTCTCGGTTCTTCAGGGTTTATACTCAGTGGCGCTGGCCAAATCCAGTCTTGCTTTGTGCCATAGAGGAGGGGTCACTTGGTCTTCAAGTTTGGGATCCGAGAAGAAATCCGAAGGACAAGTATCATTTGATGCCTATAATAACTCCAGCTTATCCTTGCATGAATTCCAGCTATAATGTGTCAACAAGTACCTTGCGGATTATGATGGATGAATTTCAGCGAGGACATGAAATTTGTGAG GCtatggaaaaaaatgaagctgATGTTGATTGGGATACACTTTTTGAGCCTTTCACCTTTTTTGaagcatataaaaattatctaCGGATAGATATCTCTGCAGAAAATGCTGATGATTTAAGAAATTGGAAAGGTTGGGTTGAGTCTCGGCTCCGTCAGCTTACATTGAAG CGGAAACAAGGAGTTCCTGTTGGTGAAGGTGAACAGTTTGATATTAGGTTAACTGTGAAGGAGTTTAAGCAAGCTGTCAGCATGTACACGTTACGGAAGCCTGGAATGCAGATTAGTGTTGCTCATGTTACACGTAGGAACTTACCTAACTTTGTATTTCCGGGTGGGGTTCGACCTTCTCGTCCTTCAAAAGGAACTTGGGATAGTAGGCGGGCTTTGGAACGTAAGGTGTCAAGCCATACTAAACCAGGAGCAGATGATGGAAGGAAGAGAAAACAGACGGATGATAATGTAGATACTCACTTGAGAAATGCCAAGTGCCATGCCACAATGCCTTCCTCTAGTGGGGAATTTCGTGAGGGTAGCCCTATTATGAGCACGATAAGTTCATCTTCTATAAATTTACAGTTTGAACATATGGACGCAAATGAGTTAGCGGGATCAAATAGAGAAAAAGTTGAGAATAATTTGACAGACAGCATAAGAGGTTCTAGAAATTCAGTGGAGGTTTCCTCGCATAATGGTAAAGTAGATGGACCCATGATAGGTGATCCTCGTAATAAAGGCCTATCATTTAATTCATCAAACTCTAAAGATGCTGAAAAGCTGGCAATTGAGAAGATAATGTCTGGTCCATATGTTGCTGACCAAGCTTTTCCACTAGAACTTGATCAGCTTGAAGTTGATTTGGAACTTAAAAATCAAGCCAAAGATTTTGCAGGGAGCACACAAAACAACTCTTTGGGGTCTTGTGCAGTAAATATAGCAGCAGAAGCAACACTAACATCAATGAATGGAGGCAGTTCTTCCTCTGCTTTATCCCCAAATGGGGGCTTAGGGGAGCTTGAG CCTGTGGAACTGACAGCGCCTTTCTCAAATGTGATCCCTTCTGCACCTGTGCCGCAGCGTAAGCCGCTAATCAG GTTGAACTTCACTTCCTTGAACAAGGCGACGTAA
- the LOC102606839 gene encoding nuclear poly(A) polymerase 1 isoform X5 has protein sequence MPRYLPLVLIGLGYDKYSVHGPGADIDTLCVGPRHATREEDFFGELHQMLTEMPEVTELHPVPDAHVPVMKFKFSGVSIDLLYARLSLWVIPEDLDISQDSILQNADEQTVRSLNGCRVTDQILRLVPKIQNFRTTLRCMRFWAKRRGVYSNVAGFLGGINWALLVARICQLYPNAVPSMLVSRFFRVYTQWRWPNPVLLCAIEEGSLGLQVWDPRRNPKDKYHLMPIITPAYPCMNSSYNVSTSTLRIMMDEFQRGHEICEAMEKNEADVDWDTLFEPFTFFEAYKNYLRIDISAENADDLRNWKGWVESRLRQLTLKIERHTYNMLQCHPHPGDFSDKSKPLYCSYFMGLQRKQGVPVGEGEQFDIRLTVKEFKQAVSMYTLRKPGMQISVAHVTRRNLPNFVFPGGVRPSRPSKGTWDSRRALERKVSSHTKPGADDGRKRKQTDDNVDTHLRNAKCHATMPSSSGEFREGSPIMSTISSSSINLQFEHMDANELAGSNREKVENNLTDSIRGSRNSVEVSSHNGKVDGPMIGDPRNKGLSFNSSNSKDAEKLAIEKIMSGPYVADQAFPLELDQLEVDLELKNQAKDFAGSTQNNSLGSCAVNIAAEATLTSMNGGSSSSALSPNGGLGELEPVELTAPFSNVIPSAPVPQRKPLIRLNFTSLNKAT, from the exons ATGCCAAGATATTTACCTTTGGTTCTTATCGGCTTGGGGTATGATAAATATTCT GTGCACGGTCCCGGTGCGGATATAGACACACTTTGTGTGGGACCTAGGCATGCAACACGAGAA GAAGACTTCTTTGGTGAGCTACATCAAATGCTTACAGAGATGCCTGAAGTTACAGAATTGCACCCGGTGCCTGATGCTCATGTTCCAGTTATGAAATTCAAGTTCAGTGGTGTTTCCATTGATCTTCTTTATGCAAGACTCTCTCTTTGGGTTATTCCTGAA GACTTAGATATTTCACAAGACTCAATTCTGCAGAATGCAGATGAACAGACAGTTCGTAGTCTTAATGGTTGTAGAGTTACTGACCAGATTTTGCGTTTGGTTCCAAAAATACAG AATTTCCGCACGACATTGAGATGCATGAGATTTTGGGCTAAGCGTCGTGGTGTTTATTCAAAT GTTGCGGGGTTTCTTGGTGGTATAAACTGGGCATTGCTTGTTGCTCGGATATGTCAACTATATCCTAATGCAGTGCCCAGTATGTTGGTTTCTCGGTTCTTCAGGGTTTATACTCAGTGGCGCTGGCCAAATCCAGTCTTGCTTTGTGCCATAGAGGAGGGGTCACTTGGTCTTCAAGTTTGGGATCCGAGAAGAAATCCGAAGGACAAGTATCATTTGATGCCTATAATAACTCCAGCTTATCCTTGCATGAATTCCAGCTATAATGTGTCAACAAGTACCTTGCGGATTATGATGGATGAATTTCAGCGAGGACATGAAATTTGTGAG GCtatggaaaaaaatgaagctgATGTTGATTGGGATACACTTTTTGAGCCTTTCACCTTTTTTGaagcatataaaaattatctaCGGATAGATATCTCTGCAGAAAATGCTGATGATTTAAGAAATTGGAAAGGTTGGGTTGAGTCTCGGCTCCGTCAGCTTACATTGAAG ATTGAAAGGCATACTTACAATATGCTTCAGTGCCACCCGCATCCAGGTGATTTTTCTGACAAATCAAAACCTTTATATTGCTCATACTTCATGGGCTTGCAGCGGAAACAAGGAGTTCCTGTTGGTGAAGGTGAACAGTTTGATATTAGGTTAACTGTGAAGGAGTTTAAGCAAGCTGTCAGCATGTACACGTTACGGAAGCCTGGAATGCAGATTAGTGTTGCTCATGTTACACGTAGGAACTTACCTAACTTTGTATTTCCGGGTGGGGTTCGACCTTCTCGTCCTTCAAAAGGAACTTGGGATAGTAGGCGGGCTTTGGAACGTAAGGTGTCAAGCCATACTAAACCAGGAGCAGATGATGGAAGGAAGAGAAAACAGACGGATGATAATGTAGATACTCACTTGAGAAATGCCAAGTGCCATGCCACAATGCCTTCCTCTAGTGGGGAATTTCGTGAGGGTAGCCCTATTATGAGCACGATAAGTTCATCTTCTATAAATTTACAGTTTGAACATATGGACGCAAATGAGTTAGCGGGATCAAATAGAGAAAAAGTTGAGAATAATTTGACAGACAGCATAAGAGGTTCTAGAAATTCAGTGGAGGTTTCCTCGCATAATGGTAAAGTAGATGGACCCATGATAGGTGATCCTCGTAATAAAGGCCTATCATTTAATTCATCAAACTCTAAAGATGCTGAAAAGCTGGCAATTGAGAAGATAATGTCTGGTCCATATGTTGCTGACCAAGCTTTTCCACTAGAACTTGATCAGCTTGAAGTTGATTTGGAACTTAAAAATCAAGCCAAAGATTTTGCAGGGAGCACACAAAACAACTCTTTGGGGTCTTGTGCAGTAAATATAGCAGCAGAAGCAACACTAACATCAATGAATGGAGGCAGTTCTTCCTCTGCTTTATCCCCAAATGGGGGCTTAGGGGAGCTTGAG CCTGTGGAACTGACAGCGCCTTTCTCAAATGTGATCCCTTCTGCACCTGTGCCGCAGCGTAAGCCGCTAATCAG GTTGAACTTCACTTCCTTGAACAAGGCGACGTAA
- the LOC102606839 gene encoding nuclear poly(A) polymerase 1 isoform X2 codes for MGSSNGQRLGITEPISLAGPTDDDLMRTRKLEKYLRDVNLYESQEEAVSREEVLGRLDQIVKIWVKKISRAKGLNDQLLQEANAKIFTFGSYRLGVHGPGADIDTLCVGPRHATREEDFFGELHQMLTEMPEVTELHPVPDAHVPVMKFKFSGVSIDLLYARLSLWVIPEDLDISQDSILQNADEQTVRSLNGCRVTDQILRLVPKIQNFRTTLRCMRFWAKRRGVYSNVAGFLGGINWALLVARICQLYPNAVPSMLVSRFFRVYTQWRWPNPVLLCAIEEGSLGLQVWDPRRNPKDKYHLMPIITPAYPCMNSSYNVSTSTLRIMMDEFQRGHEICEAMEKNEADVDWDTLFEPFTFFEAYKNYLRIDISAENADDLRNWKGWVESRLRQLTLKVNATTLHAWLFAFFTSIKRKQGVPVGEGEQFDIRLTVKEFKQAVSMYTLRKPGMQISVAHVTRRNLPNFVFPGGVRPSRPSKGTWDSRRALERKVSSHTKPGADDGRKRKQTDDNVDTHLRNAKCHATMPSSSGEFREGSPIMSTISSSSINLQFEHMDANELAGSNREKVENNLTDSIRGSRNSVEVSSHNGKVDGPMIGDPRNKGLSFNSSNSKDAEKLAIEKIMSGPYVADQAFPLELDQLEVDLELKNQAKDFAGSTQNNSLGSCAVNIAAEATLTSMNGGSSSSALSPNGGLGELEPVELTAPFSNVIPSAPVPQRKPLIRLNFTSLNKAT; via the exons atggGGAGCAGTAACGGGCAGCGATTGGGCATTACAGAGCCCATATCGTTGGCAGGACCAACGGACGATGATTTGATGAGGACCCGCAAGCTTGAAAAG TACTTGCGGGATGTGAATTTATATGAGAGTCAAGAAGAGGCTGTTAGTAGAGAGGAAGTGCTGGGGAGACTAGACCAG ATTGTGAAGATATGGGTTAAGAAAATTAGCCGTGCAAAAGGTTTGAACGACCAACTGCTTCAAGAAGCAAATGCCAAGATATTTACCTTTGGTTCTTATCGGCTTGGG GTGCACGGTCCCGGTGCGGATATAGACACACTTTGTGTGGGACCTAGGCATGCAACACGAGAA GAAGACTTCTTTGGTGAGCTACATCAAATGCTTACAGAGATGCCTGAAGTTACAGAATTGCACCCGGTGCCTGATGCTCATGTTCCAGTTATGAAATTCAAGTTCAGTGGTGTTTCCATTGATCTTCTTTATGCAAGACTCTCTCTTTGGGTTATTCCTGAA GACTTAGATATTTCACAAGACTCAATTCTGCAGAATGCAGATGAACAGACAGTTCGTAGTCTTAATGGTTGTAGAGTTACTGACCAGATTTTGCGTTTGGTTCCAAAAATACAG AATTTCCGCACGACATTGAGATGCATGAGATTTTGGGCTAAGCGTCGTGGTGTTTATTCAAAT GTTGCGGGGTTTCTTGGTGGTATAAACTGGGCATTGCTTGTTGCTCGGATATGTCAACTATATCCTAATGCAGTGCCCAGTATGTTGGTTTCTCGGTTCTTCAGGGTTTATACTCAGTGGCGCTGGCCAAATCCAGTCTTGCTTTGTGCCATAGAGGAGGGGTCACTTGGTCTTCAAGTTTGGGATCCGAGAAGAAATCCGAAGGACAAGTATCATTTGATGCCTATAATAACTCCAGCTTATCCTTGCATGAATTCCAGCTATAATGTGTCAACAAGTACCTTGCGGATTATGATGGATGAATTTCAGCGAGGACATGAAATTTGTGAG GCtatggaaaaaaatgaagctgATGTTGATTGGGATACACTTTTTGAGCCTTTCACCTTTTTTGaagcatataaaaattatctaCGGATAGATATCTCTGCAGAAAATGCTGATGATTTAAGAAATTGGAAAGGTTGGGTTGAGTCTCGGCTCCGTCAGCTTACATTGAAGGTTAATGCCACAACTCTTCATGCATGGCTGTTTGCATTTTTCACTTCTATAAAG CGGAAACAAGGAGTTCCTGTTGGTGAAGGTGAACAGTTTGATATTAGGTTAACTGTGAAGGAGTTTAAGCAAGCTGTCAGCATGTACACGTTACGGAAGCCTGGAATGCAGATTAGTGTTGCTCATGTTACACGTAGGAACTTACCTAACTTTGTATTTCCGGGTGGGGTTCGACCTTCTCGTCCTTCAAAAGGAACTTGGGATAGTAGGCGGGCTTTGGAACGTAAGGTGTCAAGCCATACTAAACCAGGAGCAGATGATGGAAGGAAGAGAAAACAGACGGATGATAATGTAGATACTCACTTGAGAAATGCCAAGTGCCATGCCACAATGCCTTCCTCTAGTGGGGAATTTCGTGAGGGTAGCCCTATTATGAGCACGATAAGTTCATCTTCTATAAATTTACAGTTTGAACATATGGACGCAAATGAGTTAGCGGGATCAAATAGAGAAAAAGTTGAGAATAATTTGACAGACAGCATAAGAGGTTCTAGAAATTCAGTGGAGGTTTCCTCGCATAATGGTAAAGTAGATGGACCCATGATAGGTGATCCTCGTAATAAAGGCCTATCATTTAATTCATCAAACTCTAAAGATGCTGAAAAGCTGGCAATTGAGAAGATAATGTCTGGTCCATATGTTGCTGACCAAGCTTTTCCACTAGAACTTGATCAGCTTGAAGTTGATTTGGAACTTAAAAATCAAGCCAAAGATTTTGCAGGGAGCACACAAAACAACTCTTTGGGGTCTTGTGCAGTAAATATAGCAGCAGAAGCAACACTAACATCAATGAATGGAGGCAGTTCTTCCTCTGCTTTATCCCCAAATGGGGGCTTAGGGGAGCTTGAG CCTGTGGAACTGACAGCGCCTTTCTCAAATGTGATCCCTTCTGCACCTGTGCCGCAGCGTAAGCCGCTAATCAG GTTGAACTTCACTTCCTTGAACAAGGCGACGTAA